The stretch of DNA GTAGTTTATTTAATTAAGTTGGAAATTAATAATACAACAATGAAGTTAGTCTTGCTTCTGGTTTTCGTCTCGAGAATTGCATTCGGCTGGACCAAATTTGATATGGAACAATTTGTATCAACTGATCGTCGGGGCTCTGGTGAGTCGAAgcaatcgtttttttttttatgtaactcTGCTACATCGGTTACGGTgggtgtagacaattttttgtgGGGGCGGAAAGCTACTCAAAAATGATCATCTTTGTTAGATTTGTCATTCCCCGCCatatattggatatttacatttcttaatttgtttagagattgcgattCAATCctcgtattttcaacgtgtttttgagtaaaacatactttcgccttactatctgttatttgtagcttattgttatcTAGTTATTTTTGGCGTGGGCGCGAGACctgaaaaattctaaaaatggggCGCTGCCTAaaataaagtttgagaaccacaggGCTAGAGAATTTTAGAGCAATAGTACATGTGGTCTGATGTATTTCAAACtttctaaaaaattttattcagaacCTATGATTCTACGACCACCAGAGGAAGACAACAATGGGATTGTCAACGATAATCAAAAAACATTTTGGTCTTATAAAGAAGCGCTATACCACGGAACAAGATGTCGCGAAATGAGtgagaaatttattattttgtttgtctGAGATGAAAGTATAAGCTAGAAGAGCCGATAAAACGACTCAATCATCTCGCAAGCTGTTTCTCTATAGATTACGAGCCAATGTCGGGAATGGGAATGGTTAGATAGGTTTtcgtttcagatacatggattTTGATTTCTCATATCAAAACATATTTATTCCGTGGGTTCCATTTAACAGGGCTTCATGTCCTTGGAAGTTCATGGATCATAATTTCATATGTACGTTCCTGTGCGCGTAACGAAACTGCGTAATTGTTTACATATTAGGTTGGCATAATACTTTTTTCATACATCTGTTGTCGTtttatttagtattttattttatttttaaaatcagaaATTACCAAAAATCGGTCTCGATTATAAAGAAACctgaatatacaaaaaaataacagATCACAAAAATACACATAAATCGTAGAATGTTAGATTGATCTGATCAATTAAATATCAATTATCACTTACTTAACAAGGTTTGTTAAATCAAATAaaagaatttttgttttgtttcatgcGTGAATCTGGAGCTAAAAAATCTTGATATGACCAAAAGTTTGCTTTTGCGAATTCAGTAAGAAATAACTTTAATTGTAAATGTGGAATAATACTTAAAGTATATTTTTTATCCTAATTTAGATTTACTGAGTTGTTCAGTTGATTGCGATCACCATAAGATATATAAAGAGCATGGATGTTGCAAATGTGTTTGTTCAAAAAATTATGCTCTCTTTGGCTCCACGGAATGTCACATAGGTAGgctggaataaaattttgggttctcccgtagtatttgtgccaggttagggttaggccataattttattccgactttctttattttagttctattacgagttcgaggactgtttgtgttagccaagtgaatataacccctgcccaCAGCTTTCAGtgcctttacacaacttgatgtaaagaaggcgaacaaaattagttgccttccatgttggtacacacacttctggagtttAGTAAAAACAAGTTTTAGGTTGATAATTTTTGTTCTCTTATCTAAACAAACGATACATTGAAGTCGCTTCTTGCATTGTTGATTCAGCATCTTGGTCAAAATGGAGTCGTTGGAGTAAATGTATAAAATCTAAATGGGGAGGATTGCAAATGAGGGAAAGAATATGCAAATCACGCGGTAAGAAAACACCAGCCGTTTGCGAGGGAAGAGGAAGCATTTCGAGGACTTGTGCACCTATTACAGGAGGTGAAAGACTTTTTCCATGACCCATTAAAAATCGCGATAAAAAAATTTCGTGTTTAATCACAAAAAcctagaaaatattcaaatagaaaGATATaggtttgaaataatatttgtttgtatatccataatgatttataaaaatttataacacCCATCAGAAGGAAAATATTCCGGGCGCTGAATGTCATTTGTCTGTCGTCTTTATTACTTGAAACTCATAGTATTTTACATCTACGTAAACATAGTAGGTTGTGTTTACGAAGCGTTTAAAAAGAAGTTTTGTTGCCACTTGATACGCGATATCACCGTGATTTCAATCGAATACCAACAGTCATGACGCATTGgtttgcttttaattttataagtcattctcatagaattcagttcctaacccGAACTAAAATCACTTAGATCACACAACCGATGAGATGAGATCCCATACCAAAAAATAAGccttaaatttttttctcaggggaaattctaaataaatatcgaactttaCAATTTTGTCGTGTGGGATAATTTCGATTCTTAATAAACTGTTTATATTAGGGTTGTACTCGTGTTTGTATCTTAATGAGAACGTGCTTGTTCAGAGTTTCGAATCAGAAAGAATGTTCGTCATCTCACGGACGAGGAAATGCATGACTTGATTCAAGCGATGACTAAGTTAAAAGCTGATAAATCAAAGAAGGGATTTCTGGTATGTATTGTATAAAGGTAATATCACAAGGTTGAAAATGTCGCAAAAACATCAATACATCGCAGGTTAAAATGTCGGGTTTAAATCCAACGCACCCAGTGTGCGAGAATTTGACAATTTCGACCGTACAAACTATGGTGGTCttgaaaatttggaaattattaaatatatgcATGTGGTGCCGGTTTCAAAAAGCGTCACGTTTTTTTGTCATTGTATTGGGTTATCGTAATTTGGTACAAAGCCCTcgccactgatgcaaaaatgtgagatctcAGAAAAGGACCCCGCTACTTTTCAAATAACAAATTGGTAATTAGCCCGTTTGGGGTTaagaatgatttgaaattttgaatttttgtaatctgcattcctaacccaaaCTGGTTAATTACCAATCTCTTTTCAGCGTTGAGAGGTGTGTTTATTGCGGGGAAcgttgtacaaaagatcccataTTTTTACGAACTCATGGAATCCCACACAAGCATATTTATTTACTCGGTTCTCGGATTCAAGTCCCATgccccacctcacccagggtgtaataaattggatacaatgtaaaaaaaaacatgaggTTTACTGGATGAACATGTAAAACTCAGCATTTTTATTCTGTTATCAACATTAACAAAAAAGTTCAAGTGAATTTCCCCTCAGCTTAGTTGCGACGTGCGTACTTTCACGTCCTTCCAATATCCTGTTTCACTCTATCAGATGCGTCAAGTCAGGAAGACGAAATATTATATACCTCCAAACTATACCATGCATGTAAAGTATGAAACACTATTTTTACCGTTTTGACtatttttattaagtttttAGTTCGCCCAAGGTATCTGTtgtgacaatatatatatatatatatatatatatgttgagaTGGAATTCTCGCGAGTCGCGATGATACCCCGCCTTGCCCCTAACCACCTTTTCAGATGGCCATAAATGTAGTAGCATAGCATAACTTTTTCTGTGATAATTACGGTTGTCACCGACAATAACAGTAGTTTAGAAACTAATTTTTctcttttattaaatatttgaatcttgGGTGTctctgctcgataaccaattttGCCTCCCCGCGTCTTCCATTTTCAGTAGAATTGTGTGGTTATCATTTTTCTCCGTATTTTCTGGAATAAAGAATTTTTTCACTGGTTGGACAAAAAAACTTGGCTCGAATATAACCAAAGCCACTTATTCATTTTCGAAGCGTTGGCACAATGCCTAAACTTTCCGCCCTCACACTATTATAAGGCTGGCATTGTTAAGGTCTTTGTAAATGCTTGCTAATCGCCTTCTATTTTACTGGGCAGAATATCGCATCGTGGCATGGTTTCCCTGGACGTTGCCCATGGTACAAGATGTATAAAGAACACGACGATGGTCACTGTAGCTGGCATCATCATCCTTTATTCTTACCTTGGCACAGACTGATAACTGTACAGTTTGAAATGAGTAAGTTACTTCAAACACAGCAATATTGATATTCAAATTCACCATCTAGTTCAATGATACATTGGATCATATAATTCGTGCGAGCAATTCTAAACCCTTAGCGTTGCAAATTCAATACCTGCgtacaatttattatctatgtctaTGGTGTTACAATTCCCTAACTCCTAACAGATAGCTTGTGCGAATCGAACAACGCGTGTCATAAGATCAATCACCAAAATTATTGTGCCTGCGACTACtggaaagcctatgttaaataaaggtgcggcccgcggtttcacccaggtatttgtatctggccctcctgtattaaaggttgcacgtCACTAATGCAATGTGTTATCATAAACTACACCAAtcacaaaaaattgaaacattcGAATCGGAACACCTGAAAGTTTTATGGGGAATGTCAGAAAACATACTTATATGATTACATTATCCTCGTGTATTTGATTTTATCTTTACATAGTATAATATATACAATGATATAAATTTTCGAATTTGAATTCAAACTTGCAGAACCGCTGACTTGGACTTCAGTTTCTCTTTGTCTGacatatttattgtataaaACAGTATTATTGTCTGGTTACATGCAAAATTTACAGTTTGTCTTTGTCTGacatatttattgtataaaACAGTATTCATTGTCTGGttacatgcaaaatttatacATTAGTCATTTAATGGAAGCACACGAAGTGAGCCTATATGTCGAGTAATATGCACtggattcttttttaaattttcagattAAATCATGATGGGATAGGTTACAAACTGAGATTCAAactgttgaataaaaaaaatattgaaatatatttatttaggtCTTCAacgatatttgaaaaataaaactctCGGAATACCATTCTGGGATTGGACTGAAAAAGCTCTTGACATACCATACCTGATTCGTCTTCCTGAAATATATGATCCCATTCTGAAGAAATATGTTCACAATCCATTTCATCAAACCCATATACTAGCTCTAAATCAAACGTGagttaattatttttcacctttcattttattttgataatacaTCTTCTACCTGTTTGTTGTCGTCGTGTATTTATTTGTGTCATAGCCTGCTATTTTTCCAACGGTTATACTGtggttatgatgtcataattgctCCGTGCTTTTTTTACCGGCCTGCGTGCTTGCTATTGCTTCCTGTGTTTTAGATTTTACTTCATTAAGCTGCGTTTTACTAACCTTTTACTTTGCCGTATGATGAACTGTATATTTCTTTCAAATAGGGATTTTGTAATACTGAAATTTTTTTAGGCTTCAACTAGTACAACTAATTTATTGCCGAGAGCCTTTTGTGTTTCAAGCAAGGTTTTCATAGCTGCCAATTTACATAAACATTTTGTACTTTAAAACCTATAAACCATTTTTGAGAATATCATGTCGTTTAGATAAAAGCACTTGTGTATTTAATATTAATGGCGTTAGAACAGATTTAATAATACCGTTATAATTCAGGCACACGAGGCGTCGGATATGGTATCCAGGCGTTTTAATGGAACACTTCTTCCAAAAAGCAACAACACGTGCACTTTTATCTCATCATTATTACCATTTTGATTCAATTATTTCTACTTATTCTCATGACCAGGTGAGAAAATCTACTTTTATCATAAACGGTTGTTTACACcaaatattctcaaaaaaaatttaggaCCTCCTGagatatgcgcaccaagatggcgcacaacctgaactcaggttgtgtatcaggttagggttcaggttacgacatcttggtgcgcgtGCTTCCGgagtaacagaatttatttcaACAGACCTTATGGCACGCCGAAGGAATGACGCATACATGTAGTAATTTTTTCCCCTTTTCATTGTTAAATTACTAATTCAATGCCGAGCTATTCTAAAACAGCTGGACACAAAGCTGGTATCAATCCAATCAGTATTTTTACCGGATTTGTTTAGTAAATCTGTAGTAAAATATTACGAAAATGGTTTTGTTTTAAATCATGTAGTATTTATCAAATACCTAATATTTGTGTATTAATATCTATAGATACTATAGTAGGCTACTTCTATTTTCAAAAACGACTAGACGTtactgttgttgttttttattaaagCTGTGTGCTTCCACGACTTCTAATCTACAAACTTGATTTCGTAATTCTTGAAGTTGTGTTGTTGTTTGTCGTATACTCTGTCTATATATTTCGAAAGAAGCACAGCTCCGCCTGATCACTTTGAATCAATGGCTTACAACCTTTTAAGCACATTTCTCCTTTTGCGTTTTTGTAACTCTTTATTTGCCTTTTTGAACGAAAAATGGATATTTTCACGTCACTACACTTACACATTCTGTTTCCGTTTAATGGATCTTAAACTAGCTATTCTTGAAACATTTTATATACgaaatatatactaatatatTCATTTAGATTCATAACTGCTTCTGCTACGATCCACCACGAAAAACTGACCCAGCTGGATGGTGTAACATAGGAATGCCCACAACAACGTTCGCCTCGTACGACCCAGCGTTCATGCTTCACCATAGCGCCATGGACCGCGTACTTGTCATGAGAAGACACTTAGAAGAGGATGCGGGTGTTACTGATTGGACTTCTAGTCGGATAATTTCAGCGTATCCGGAAGTAtgaaaaatttgtattattttt from Styela clava chromosome 14, kaStyClav1.hap1.2, whole genome shotgun sequence encodes:
- the LOC120340761 gene encoding hemocyanin 2-c chain-like, with translation MKLVLLLVFVSRIAFGWTKFDMEQFVSTDRRGSEPMILRPPEEDNNGIVNDNQKTFWSYKEALYHGTRCREMNLLSCSVDCDHHKIYKEHGCCKCVCSKNYALFGSTECHIASWSKWSRWSKCIKSKWGGLQMRERICKSRGKKTPAVCEGRGSISRTCAPITGEFRIRKNVRHLTDEEMHDLIQAMTKLKADKSKKGFLNIASWHGFPGRCPWYKMYKEHDDGHCSWHHHPLFLPWHRLITVQFEMSLQRYLKNKTLGIPFWDWTEKALDIPYLIRLPEIYDPILKKYVHNPFHQTHILALNQTHTRRRIWYPGVLMEHFFQKATTRALLSHHYYHFDSIISTYSHDQIHNCFCYDPPRKTDPAGWCNIGMPTTTFASYDPAFMLHHSAMDRVLVMRRHLEEDAGVTDWTSSRIISAYPEVYHDYSNPMKHSFEWPLAPFCNKSMNPEATTSKNKVWTLHRSYYNEQLFGYKYADLNLGDYNWEDLKKDFKYNNLHRQYWNDEVFDTQIGRLGENFCSHPSYSKNSACYFSC